A stretch of DNA from Brevibacillus ruminantium:
TTTTGATATTGGCCCAGATTGATCAGCAGCTTGACGAAATCGATGGCTCCTGCATCTCCGTATGGGTCTTTTGTTGTTTTGTCATCGAGAACGATGCTGAGACTGCCATCCTTTAAAAGCGGCAGATATTCGTCCGGGATTTTTACGCTGATCAGCTTTCCAACCGGTCCGTGCTGATTCAGCGAGTTGATGATATTCTCCAGAAACGGTGCCCGCACGCCGTTCAGCTCGGCTGTATACTTGACGCGCCCCGGATATTTCTGCGGCTGGTAATCATTGATGAACATCTGAAGGATGGCGCCTTCAATCGGAGTGTTTCTCGTATCAAACGTAATTTTGACGGGAACGACCGGGTTGGCCCCTTTGCTATAGGTATTGGAGCGCGTGTAGCCATCCGCTATGGTATCCGCGTCTCTTGCACCCGCGAGAGATGGATAGCGAAACGAGCTGATGACCATTAGCTGGTCAGTCCCTTGGGGGTCCGTGGACTGGTGAATCACTCTCGGGTAGGGGGCAGGGGTGCTTTTCCCTGAAAACGGATCATAACCGTCCGGCCATCCCATCCCCAGATTGTCGATATCGCCAACCCGCACCATCAGGTCAGCCTCGGCCGTATCGTATTTTACTTCGTACGGCTTGGACCAGTCCCCGTTCAAAGGGTCATTTTTTCGATCTACTGCGGCAAAGGCCGTATTGTCCGTCCACTGGGGCGAGAAGCTCGTCCAACCAATTAAAAATACCAGGCACATCAGGAACAGACGTTGGATGCTCCCTTTTACCATCGGTCCACCTCTTTCCAAAGTTTCGTTGTATGTATGCTTCTGATCGATTGCGCTATTGGAGACAAAATTCCTTATTATGGTACTATTTTACCATGAATAAAGACTCATATGGATAATGGTTTTGAAACAATCTGTTACAACCTGGTTTGCCTGCCTGCCACAAAATCACTATTGAAATTCTGGCATAAATCCATATACTTGAACCATAACATATTTTCATACTATATATCCTCATCTCCACGATGAGGATAGAGGTCGCGGCTTTTATATTATTCTGCACGAGATCCAGAGAAGATCCATGAATGCAGAAGAAGGAAAAGCTGCCGAAGTCTGTTTGCGCGTTCTCTGTGTGCACGGGCTGGGGCTGTACTCGAAAGGGACAGAACTGTCACGTTTGTTTGCCGGCAAACGTGTTGTGCTATCTTCCGTGAAGGCTTGATGGGGATTGGATGATACCGCCCTTATGCCGTTATTGGCTTGTGGCGGTATTTTTGATTTCCGGCCTTCCTTCTAAATAAATACAGAAAGGTCGTGCTTCCCTCTTATGTCTTCAGATCAATTGCAGCGCGGGTTAAAAGCCCGGCATCTGACCATGATCGCGATCGGCGGCTCCATCGGCACCGGTCTTTTCCTGGCCAGCGGCGGCTCTATCCACTCCGCGGGACCTGGCGGCGCACTGGTCGCTTATCTGGCCATCAGCCTGATGGTTTACTTCCTGATGACGAGCCTCGGTGAGATGGCCGCTTTCATGCCCGTCTCCGGTTCCTTCAGCACCTATGCAGCCAGGTTCATCGATCCGTCTCTCGGCTTTGCGCTGGGCTGGAACTACTGGTACAACTGGGCCATTACCATCGCTGTCGAGCTTTCAGCCGGCGCGCTGATTATGAAATACTGGTTCCCCCACACTCCGTCGATGCTGTGGAGCGCCCTTTTTCTCGTTCTGATGTTTGGTTTGAATATGCTTTCCGTAAAAGGTTACGGGGAATCCGAGTTCTGGTTTTCCCTGATCAAGGTAAGCACCGTCATCATCTTTATCATCGTCGGCACGCTGATGATTTTTGGAATCATGGGCGGTGAAGCGGTCGGCTTCAGCAATTTTACCAAAGGTGACGCCCCGTTTAACGGCGGCTTTATGGCCATTCTCGGCGTCTTTATGATTGCCGGCTTTTCCTTCCAGGGAACGGAGCTGGTCGGGATAGCGGCAGGGGAAAGCGAAGATCCGGCGCGCAACATCCCGAAAGCCGTCAAGCAAATTTTCTGGCGCATCCTGCTGTTCTATATTTTTGCCATCTTCATTATCGGTTTGCTGATTCCTTCTGACAATCCCAACCTGGTCCACAGCGACATTGCCGATATCGCCGTCAGTCCGTTTACTCTGGTCTTTGAAAAAGCGGGCTTTGCCTTTGCTGCCTCGGTGATGAATGCGGTCATCCTGACCTCGGTTCTCTCAGCGGGCAACTCCGGTATGTACGCCTCCACGCGGATGCTGTACGTGCTTGCCAAAGAAGGAAAGGCTCCCAAGCTCTTCGCCAGACTGAACAAGCGCGGCGTGCCTGTAAACGCCCTGCTGCTGACTGCCAGCATCGGCATGTTTGCCTTTTTGGCTTCCTTGTTTGGTGAGGGCACCGTGTACATCTGGCTGCTGAATGCTTCCGGCATGTCTGGCTTTATCGCGTGGCTGGGAATTGCCGTCAGTCACTATCGGTTCCGAAAAGCGTACCTTGCGCAAGGCTACCAGCTTAGCCAGCTTCCCTACCGCTCCAAATGGTTCCCGTTTGGCCCTATCCTGGCCTTTATCATCTGTCTGTTCGTAGTGCTCGGCCAGAACTACACGGCTTTTACCGGGGACTCCATTGACTGGAACGGCGTACTTGTCTCCTACATCGGTCTTCCGCTCTTCCTCGCCGTATGGCTGGGGTACAAGTTTACGATGAAGACCAAGCTGGTTCCGCTTCAGGATGTCGATCTTTCCTGCAAAGAAAGATAGCGGACATTCCATTCGAACAGGGCAGGCAAACAGAGTCAGTCACGCAGGGGCAATGTCAAAGCAACGTTATGCAAGCAATGTCAGGCAAGGCAGGGCAGCACTTGCTGATCGTGCTGATCGACGTGCATGGAGCCATGAATACTGTCTTCTCCAAACCGAAAGGCCGGGGCTTTTGTCTCCGGCCTTTTTTCTTCAAGCACGCCATCTGCTTTTTTATGTTTCACGCTTCGTTCTGCCTGCTACCTCTTCATTCCTGCAGCATGAACGGCTTCCGGTACCAAAACCTGCTTTTTGTCACCCGGCAGATACCTTCTGGACATATCGGCCAATCCGCTCCAGCGCCTTTTGCAGTTGCTCCAGCGAGGTCGCATAGGAGCAGCGGATATGCCCCCTGCCGCAATCGCCGAACACATCCCCAGGCACGACGGCTACCTTCTCCTGCAAAAGCAAGCCCTCAGCAAACTGGGACGCCTCCAGACCTGTAGACTGGATCGAAGGGAAAGCGTAAAAGGCTCCCTCCGGCTCATGGCAGGCCAGGCCAATCTCCTGAAAGCCCTGAACCACGAAGTTGCGCCGCTGACGATAGCTCTCTACCATCCGCTCCATGTCGGACTGTCCATGACGCAATGCCTCCAGCGCTGCCATCTGGGCCATCACAGGTGCACAGAGCATCGTGTACTGGTGGATTTTCAGCATGCCGGACAAAAGGTCAGGGGAGGCACAGACATACCCGAGACGCCAGCCAGTCATCGCAAACGCTTTGGAGAAGCCGGAAATCAGGATGGTGCGATCTTTCATTCCAGGCAGGGCTGCGATACTGTCGTGCATCCGTCCATACGTCAGCTCTGCATAAATTTCGTCGGAAATGACCAAGAGATCATGTTTCTCAATAACCGGCAGCAGTCGTTTCCACTCTTCGGCGGTCATCGTGCTGCCGGTCGGATTGTTGGGATAGCAAAAGATAATCGCCTTGGTCCGCGCCGTGATGTGAGCCTCCAGTTCTTCGGGCGTCAGCTTGAACTGCTGCTCGGCCGTCGTCCGCAGGAAGACAGGAACACCTCCCGCCAGTCGGATGACCGGCTCATAGGAGACATAGCAGGGCTCTACGACTAGAATCTCATCTCCCGGATCGACAATCGCCCGCAGCGCAATATCAATCGCTTCACTTGCCCCGACCGTTATCAGCATCTCTGTCTCTGGATGATAAGAGACAGCGAAGCGCTCCTCCAGGTATTTGTTGATTTCGACTCTCAGCTCCAGCAAGCCCGCGTTGGATGTATAGGCGGTGTAGCCTCTCTCCAGCGAGGAGATGCAGGCTTCCCGCACCCGCCAAGGGGTGACGAAGTCCGGCTCACCGACACCAAGCGAGATGACTCCCTCCATGGAAGCCGCCAGGTCAAAAAAGCGGCGAATCCCCGATGGTTTGAGCGCAGACACGGTTTGCGACAGGCGGTTGCGTACCACAGTTTGCTGACTCATGGCGTAACCACCATCCTGCGGTCTTCGTCCCGGTCTTCAAACTGAATACCGTCATGCTTGTACCGTTTTAAAATAAAGTGCGTGGCCGTCGAGACGACTGAGTCCAGTGTCGCCAGCTTTTGCGAGACAAATGCCGCTACCTCCCGCATCGTTTTTCCCTCCAGTACCACAGACAAATCGTAGCTTGCCCCGGACATCAGGTAGACAGCCTCCACTTCAGGAAAACGACAGATGCGATCGGCTACCTCGTCAAAACCAACGTCCCGCTTCGGCGTCACTTTGACATCGATCATCGCAGTCACACAGGGATGATCCTCGACCAGGTCCCAGTTGATCAGGGCCGGGTATTTCACGATGACTTTGTCTCTCTCCAGCGCGGCGATGGCTTCCTCGACCTCTGCTTGAGCGACGCCCATCAATCGGGCAATTTGTTCAGGTGTTCGGCGGCTGTCATCCTCGAGCAGTCGCAGCAGTTCTCGTTGCTTCTGACGATCCATTTCTCTCCACTCCATTCTCTTATCCAAGGTCAGAACAAAAAACGCCCCAGCAACCGACCGGTTAAAATCCCGGTAATCGGTTGCTGAGGCGAACTGTTCGCGGTACCACTCAGCTTTCTGTTCCCCTCGCG
This window harbors:
- a CDS encoding amino acid permease, translated to MSSDQLQRGLKARHLTMIAIGGSIGTGLFLASGGSIHSAGPGGALVAYLAISLMVYFLMTSLGEMAAFMPVSGSFSTYAARFIDPSLGFALGWNYWYNWAITIAVELSAGALIMKYWFPHTPSMLWSALFLVLMFGLNMLSVKGYGESEFWFSLIKVSTVIIFIIVGTLMIFGIMGGEAVGFSNFTKGDAPFNGGFMAILGVFMIAGFSFQGTELVGIAAGESEDPARNIPKAVKQIFWRILLFYIFAIFIIGLLIPSDNPNLVHSDIADIAVSPFTLVFEKAGFAFAASVMNAVILTSVLSAGNSGMYASTRMLYVLAKEGKAPKLFARLNKRGVPVNALLLTASIGMFAFLASLFGEGTVYIWLLNASGMSGFIAWLGIAVSHYRFRKAYLAQGYQLSQLPYRSKWFPFGPILAFIICLFVVLGQNYTAFTGDSIDWNGVLVSYIGLPLFLAVWLGYKFTMKTKLVPLQDVDLSCKER
- a CDS encoding aminotransferase, with the protein product MSQQTVVRNRLSQTVSALKPSGIRRFFDLAASMEGVISLGVGEPDFVTPWRVREACISSLERGYTAYTSNAGLLELRVEINKYLEERFAVSYHPETEMLITVGASEAIDIALRAIVDPGDEILVVEPCYVSYEPVIRLAGGVPVFLRTTAEQQFKLTPEELEAHITARTKAIIFCYPNNPTGSTMTAEEWKRLLPVIEKHDLLVISDEIYAELTYGRMHDSIAALPGMKDRTILISGFSKAFAMTGWRLGYVCASPDLLSGMLKIHQYTMLCAPVMAQMAALEALRHGQSDMERMVESYRQRRNFVVQGFQEIGLACHEPEGAFYAFPSIQSTGLEASQFAEGLLLQEKVAVVPGDVFGDCGRGHIRCSYATSLEQLQKALERIGRYVQKVSAG
- a CDS encoding Lrp/AsnC family transcriptional regulator, giving the protein MDRQKQRELLRLLEDDSRRTPEQIARLMGVAQAEVEEAIAALERDKVIVKYPALINWDLVEDHPCVTAMIDVKVTPKRDVGFDEVADRICRFPEVEAVYLMSGASYDLSVVLEGKTMREVAAFVSQKLATLDSVVSTATHFILKRYKHDGIQFEDRDEDRRMVVTP